A stretch of the Actinomyces faecalis genome encodes the following:
- a CDS encoding HAD hydrolase-like protein — translation MNLHATVPVPPVPDLPRPGAGQEVTAVLLDLDGTITDSAPVILDAVEAALTDLGLPVAGREELMSFIGPPLTEGFRLHAGLTGEDNASAVALYRQHYREHMHAAPVYDGIEQLLQQLAAWDVPLSLATSKREDYAVEILRHADLDAPFTVLAGADPADRYGSKEEVVRLALSRLEQAGADTRRVVHVGDRRHDVDGAHAAGLECVGVLWGYGDAAELAQADWLVRDPVELTRLVGRLTGRISGGQGED, via the coding sequence GTGAACCTCCACGCAACCGTCCCCGTGCCCCCGGTACCTGACCTTCCCCGGCCCGGCGCAGGCCAGGAGGTCACTGCCGTCCTGCTCGACCTGGACGGCACGATCACCGACTCCGCTCCCGTCATCCTGGACGCGGTCGAGGCCGCCCTGACCGACCTCGGGCTGCCGGTAGCCGGCCGCGAGGAGCTCATGAGCTTCATCGGCCCGCCGCTGACCGAGGGCTTCCGGCTCCACGCCGGCCTGACAGGCGAGGACAACGCCAGTGCTGTCGCCCTCTACCGCCAGCACTACCGTGAGCACATGCACGCCGCCCCGGTCTACGACGGGATCGAGCAGCTGCTCCAGCAGCTGGCTGCGTGGGACGTCCCGCTGTCCCTGGCCACCTCCAAGCGTGAGGACTACGCCGTCGAGATCCTCCGGCACGCGGACCTGGACGCCCCCTTCACGGTCCTCGCCGGTGCGGACCCCGCCGACCGCTACGGCTCCAAGGAGGAGGTCGTCCGTCTGGCGCTGAGCCGTCTGGAGCAGGCCGGTGCCGACACCCGCCGGGTCGTCCACGTCGGTGACAGGCGGCACGACGTCGACGGCGCCCACGCAGCCGGGCTGGAGTGCGTCGGCGTGCTGTGGGGCTACGGTGACGCCGCCGAGCTGGCGCAGGCCGACTGGCTGGTCCGCGACCCGGTCGAGCTCACCCGGCTGGTGGGTCGGCTGACGGGCCGGATCAGCGGCGGGCAGGGAGAGGACTGA
- a CDS encoding D-hexose-6-phosphate mutarotase, with the protein MSTVDDIQAVKGLHLPRTAAVTPGRGGLQRLLVDAPAGGGEIYLHGATLTSWRPRGGKEVIFTSRQAVFDGVRAIRGGVPICSPWFGSGRRGDQVTKHGWVRTRPWRLRSVEATAQAGVRALLSLEHDDLAFLYEVEIGEELSLSLSVRNTGGDPQTVEAALHHYLAVGDVTAVEVAGLEGQTYWDALHGGVHEQEGTLRLTGPTDRVYSASRPVVVSDPAAGRRLVVSGVNAPDAVVWNPWSQGSRGAADLAEDEWPTFVCAESALVRDHAVVLEPGQSVSMGSRIRVEPL; encoded by the coding sequence ATGAGCACTGTGGACGACATCCAGGCCGTCAAGGGCCTGCACCTTCCTCGTACAGCAGCCGTGACCCCCGGGCGTGGGGGTCTTCAGCGGCTGCTCGTGGACGCGCCTGCGGGCGGGGGCGAGATCTACCTCCACGGCGCGACGCTGACCTCGTGGCGTCCGCGGGGTGGCAAGGAGGTGATCTTTACCTCGCGTCAGGCGGTCTTTGACGGCGTGCGTGCCATCCGTGGAGGCGTGCCGATCTGCTCACCGTGGTTCGGATCAGGTCGGCGAGGTGACCAGGTGACCAAGCACGGGTGGGTGCGCACCCGGCCCTGGCGCCTGCGCAGCGTCGAGGCCACGGCGCAGGCCGGTGTCCGGGCGCTGCTGAGCCTGGAGCACGACGACCTGGCCTTCCTCTACGAGGTGGAGATCGGCGAGGAGCTCAGCCTGAGCCTGTCGGTGCGCAACACGGGAGGGGACCCGCAGACGGTCGAGGCTGCCCTGCACCACTACCTCGCCGTCGGTGACGTCACCGCCGTCGAGGTCGCCGGCCTGGAGGGGCAGACCTACTGGGACGCGCTCCACGGGGGTGTCCACGAGCAGGAGGGGACGTTGCGCCTGACCGGTCCCACGGACCGTGTCTACAGCGCGAGCCGGCCCGTGGTGGTCAGTGACCCGGCTGCGGGGCGTCGCCTCGTGGTCAGCGGCGTCAACGCTCCCGACGCAGTCGTGTGGAACCCCTGGAGCCAGGGGTCGCGTGGTGCCGCCGACCTGGCGGAGGACGAGTGGCCGACCTTCGTCTGCGCCGAGTCCGCCCTCGTCCGGGACCACGCCGTGGTCCTGGAACCGGGGCAGAGCGTGTCCATGGGCTCACGGATCCGCGTCGAGCCGCTGTGA
- a CDS encoding MFS transporter, giving the protein MTSPSPAAATSRPGRRQHAPSLVKARIAVYLTFFANGVGFSNLVPRYPEVLEHLGITKAAFGQALMFSSIGALVAGLAASWFISRFTSARVASLGMIVLGLGLLGAAASDSWLILALCMAWAGGADAIIDVAQNAHGLRVERRWGSSIITSFHAAWSLGAVVGATLGQAMAGWGVEIRLHMLGVLVLLTVVSTAASRWMIKGPDSDDRDPVTVPSAGSASAPAVVDLDDAAVVPARASRLVTVAVIIVLGLMCAAAMFPEDVTANWSSLLLTEQEAPVSMRGLGLVALQTTMIIGRLLGDAVIDRLGARAVIGGGGVLVAAGMGLALLLDSVTGTVVGMVVAGAGCAVAVPVAYAAADDVPGLRPGMGLTIVSWLARCIMLVSPPIVGWFADAFGTWVALVYGLLGGAIMALSWPVLRKGRRSDAISAQGAAEA; this is encoded by the coding sequence ATGACGTCACCCTCCCCGGCCGCCGCCACGTCGCGCCCCGGCCGCCGTCAGCACGCCCCGTCCCTGGTCAAGGCCAGGATCGCGGTCTACCTGACCTTCTTCGCCAACGGCGTCGGCTTCTCCAACCTCGTCCCGCGCTACCCCGAGGTCCTGGAGCACCTGGGGATCACCAAGGCGGCCTTCGGCCAGGCCCTGATGTTCAGCTCCATCGGTGCGCTGGTGGCCGGGCTCGCTGCGTCCTGGTTCATCAGCCGCTTCACCTCGGCGCGCGTGGCGAGCCTGGGCATGATCGTCCTCGGCCTGGGACTGCTGGGGGCTGCCGCCTCCGACTCCTGGCTGATCCTCGCCCTGTGCATGGCCTGGGCCGGCGGCGCCGACGCGATCATCGACGTCGCCCAGAACGCCCACGGCCTACGGGTCGAGCGGCGTTGGGGCTCGTCGATCATCACCAGCTTCCACGCCGCCTGGAGCCTGGGCGCTGTGGTAGGCGCCACCCTGGGGCAGGCGATGGCCGGTTGGGGCGTGGAGATCCGCCTGCACATGCTCGGGGTCCTCGTGCTGCTCACGGTCGTGTCCACGGCGGCCTCGCGGTGGATGATCAAGGGCCCGGACTCGGACGACCGGGACCCTGTCACCGTGCCCTCGGCGGGCTCAGCGAGCGCCCCGGCCGTGGTTGACCTCGACGACGCCGCGGTCGTCCCGGCTCGTGCCTCGCGACTGGTCACGGTCGCGGTCATCATCGTGCTGGGACTCATGTGCGCGGCCGCGATGTTCCCGGAGGACGTGACGGCCAACTGGTCCTCCCTGCTGCTGACGGAGCAGGAGGCGCCGGTGTCCATGCGAGGGCTGGGGCTCGTGGCGCTGCAGACCACCATGATCATCGGGCGTCTTCTCGGTGACGCGGTCATCGACCGCCTCGGTGCGCGCGCGGTCATCGGCGGCGGGGGAGTGCTCGTGGCCGCGGGCATGGGCCTGGCCCTGCTCCTGGACTCGGTGACGGGCACCGTCGTCGGCATGGTCGTCGCGGGTGCCGGCTGCGCGGTGGCGGTTCCGGTCGCCTACGCCGCGGCCGACGACGTCCCTGGCCTGCGCCCTGGGATGGGCCTGACGATCGTGTCCTGGCTGGCACGCTGCATCATGCTCGTCTCCCCGCCGATCGTGGGCTGGTTCGCCGACGCCTTCGGTACCTGGGTCGCTCTCGTCTACGGCCTGCTCGGAGGCGCGATCATGGCGCTGAGCTGGCCGGTGCTGCGCAAGGGCCGCCGTTCGGACGCCATCAGCGCCCAGGGGGCTGCGGAGGCCTGA
- a CDS encoding bifunctional GNAT family N-acetyltransferase/nucleoside triphosphate pyrophosphohydrolase family protein: MQPIEISVPAATYRGRSLPALVLSVPAAADVPRITEICQEPAVQRWTTVPSPYTEADARGFVQDVVEPGWDSGDCPTWAVREVGDDGATALVGMLGITSRGEGCGDIGFWLAPEARGRGTLHRALEAVIDLALDPDGPLALRRLGWSCWIDDGVPNWASWRAVWRLGFVREGLRRAVAVKDGRVMDEWVGSLLVGDPREPRAPWDGPEPASCEPVGRGNGSAHTTGASTPLVALDGVGRREGDDPEALVRRFHHVYGLPVQVDGPSLDRASLHMRMSLVTEELSELVGAVYGPAARREVEAGIARAVAADDGTRDTVETADALADLVYVIYGMALETGINLAAVLSEVQRSNMSKLGADGRPIYREDGKVLKGPGFFPPDVAGVLGLDRE; this comes from the coding sequence ATGCAGCCCATCGAGATCTCTGTCCCCGCAGCCACCTACCGCGGTCGGTCCCTGCCGGCTCTTGTCCTGTCGGTCCCCGCGGCTGCTGACGTCCCGAGGATCACCGAGATCTGCCAGGAGCCGGCTGTCCAGCGGTGGACGACCGTCCCCTCGCCCTACACCGAGGCGGACGCGCGAGGCTTTGTCCAGGACGTCGTGGAGCCGGGATGGGACAGCGGCGACTGCCCCACGTGGGCCGTCCGGGAGGTCGGGGACGACGGCGCGACCGCCCTGGTCGGGATGCTCGGCATCACCTCGCGCGGCGAGGGCTGCGGCGACATCGGCTTCTGGCTCGCGCCCGAGGCCCGTGGGCGCGGGACCCTGCACCGCGCCCTGGAGGCCGTGATCGACCTCGCCCTCGACCCTGACGGCCCGCTGGCCCTGCGCCGCCTGGGCTGGTCCTGCTGGATCGACGACGGGGTACCCAACTGGGCCTCCTGGCGAGCGGTGTGGCGGCTGGGCTTCGTGCGCGAAGGGCTGCGCCGCGCCGTGGCGGTCAAGGACGGCCGCGTCATGGACGAGTGGGTCGGTTCCCTGCTCGTCGGGGACCCCCGCGAGCCTCGCGCGCCCTGGGACGGGCCGGAGCCTGCGTCCTGCGAGCCCGTCGGACGGGGCAACGGCAGCGCGCACACCACGGGAGCCTCGACGCCGCTGGTGGCTCTCGATGGCGTCGGACGGCGGGAGGGTGACGACCCTGAGGCGCTGGTACGACGCTTCCACCACGTCTACGGCCTGCCCGTCCAGGTCGACGGGCCGAGCCTGGACCGCGCCAGCCTCCACATGCGGATGAGCCTGGTCACCGAGGAGCTCAGCGAGCTCGTCGGCGCCGTCTACGGGCCCGCAGCGCGCCGTGAGGTCGAGGCCGGGATCGCCCGAGCCGTCGCTGCGGACGACGGTACCCGGGACACCGTCGAGACGGCTGACGCCCTGGCTGACCTCGTCTACGTCATCTACGGCATGGCGCTGGAGACCGGGATCAATCTGGCGGCTGTGCTCAGCGAGGTCCAGCGCTCCAATATGTCTAAGCTCGGGGCCGATGGCAGGCCGATCTACCGCGAGGACGGCAAGGTCCTCAAGGGGCCGGGCTTTTTCCCGCCGGATGTGGCAGGGGTCCTGGGCCTGGACCGGGAGTGA
- a CDS encoding error-prone DNA polymerase has product MFDTRYAELHAHSAYSFLDGANEPEDLVAAAVTLGLEALALTDHDGMPGVVKHAEAGRRHGLPTVHGTELTMADGTHLPVLARGPEGYRHLVAAVSRHNLAAGRRQEPAHRLEDLAQALRGGTGTPCSSSCLVLTGTARGPLRRALGDPARPYTWDARAAEACLGRMVELLGPDGVAVEITLSGGPTDAALTEALRDLATRHHLPLLATGAVRCARPADSRLADVLTATRLGTDLEGARGHLPAIGRWLRSGPDMARLHRRAPQAVETTAEVARDLAFDLALVAPDLPAPEVPPGHTPSSWLRELTRRGALRRYGTREQDPHAWEVLDHELEVIESLGFPGYFLIVRSIVEFCEESGILCQGRGSAANSAVCYALGITAVDAVRHEMLFERFLSPGRAGYPDIDLDIEACRREEVIQYVYRRYGRHRAAQVANVISYRPRSAVRDAARALGHPAGLQDAWARSIEHGWSRGDGGQRYEEVPGQVLEVADRLLRLPRHLGVHSGGMVLAAQPVTEVCPVRWAATEGRSVLQWDKDDCAAAGLVKLDLLGLGMLTALRLAFTTLDERGEKVPDLGGNERGGILRPAQVGRSWGLHTLPEEDPAVYRLLQAADTIGVFQVESRAQMATLPRLRPQKFYDIVVEVALIRPGPIQADAVNPYIRRRLGREEPDYLHDLLRPALEKTLGVPLFQEQLMQIAVDAAGFTPAEADELRQAMGAKRSVERMEALRTRLVEGMRGRGIDEGTTEVVFDKLRAFADFGFPESHAFSFAYLVYASAWLKVRRPEDFYAGVLAAQPMGFWSPQTLVADARRHGVQVLAADVSRSQAQATVERVVPGTLTQETEAGAGEEGASGRQAEVPSLTAATPLTSLDTRPDLAVRLGLAPLKGLGDELAEAIVAERERYGAYADVTDLARRVRLSRRNLETLAAAGALASLGVTRRQALWSAGALAGEHGRLRTGPGCDTAWYQPPLPGTAVGATAPVLREMTPQERHAADLRLTGVSTETHPLAFLRGALAEDGVVEVASLPSLGNAVRACVAGVVTHRQRPHTAAGTVFLNIEDETGLLNVICSAGMWKRYRHVGRRATAVLVRGTVESADGVTALRAQSLQALPGVVSTGSRDWA; this is encoded by the coding sequence GTGTTCGATACTCGTTACGCTGAGCTGCACGCCCACTCGGCCTACTCCTTCCTTGACGGCGCCAACGAGCCGGAGGACCTGGTGGCTGCCGCGGTCACGCTCGGTCTGGAGGCGCTGGCCCTGACTGACCATGACGGCATGCCCGGCGTCGTCAAGCACGCTGAGGCCGGACGCCGCCACGGTCTGCCCACGGTGCACGGCACCGAGCTGACCATGGCTGACGGCACCCACCTGCCGGTGCTCGCCCGCGGGCCTGAGGGCTACCGGCACCTGGTTGCCGCCGTCTCCCGGCACAACCTGGCGGCCGGACGGCGCCAGGAGCCGGCGCACCGTCTGGAGGACCTGGCCCAGGCGCTGCGGGGAGGGACAGGGACGCCGTGTTCCTCCTCCTGCCTCGTCCTGACCGGCACCGCCCGAGGCCCGCTGCGACGGGCCCTGGGGGACCCCGCTCGACCCTATACCTGGGACGCTCGTGCCGCCGAGGCCTGTCTGGGCCGGATGGTGGAGCTCCTGGGGCCGGACGGCGTCGCCGTCGAGATCACGCTCAGCGGTGGGCCGACGGACGCTGCCCTTACTGAGGCCCTGAGGGACCTGGCCACTCGTCACCACCTGCCCCTGCTGGCCACGGGTGCCGTGCGCTGCGCCCGGCCGGCAGACTCTCGCCTGGCGGACGTCCTGACAGCGACCCGTCTGGGAACGGACCTCGAGGGAGCGCGCGGCCACCTCCCGGCGATCGGGCGGTGGCTGCGCAGCGGGCCGGACATGGCGCGGCTGCACCGCCGTGCCCCGCAGGCTGTGGAGACGACGGCGGAGGTCGCCCGCGACCTGGCCTTCGACCTGGCACTCGTGGCTCCTGACCTGCCGGCTCCTGAGGTCCCGCCGGGGCACACCCCGTCCAGCTGGCTGCGGGAGCTGACCCGTCGAGGGGCGCTGAGGCGCTATGGCACGCGTGAGCAGGACCCGCACGCCTGGGAGGTGCTGGACCACGAGCTGGAGGTCATCGAGTCCCTCGGGTTTCCTGGCTACTTCCTCATCGTCCGTTCCATCGTGGAGTTCTGCGAGGAGTCCGGCATCCTGTGCCAGGGGCGTGGGTCGGCCGCGAACTCCGCCGTCTGCTACGCGCTGGGGATCACGGCGGTGGACGCGGTGCGGCACGAGATGCTCTTTGAGCGCTTCCTGTCGCCCGGGCGTGCTGGCTACCCGGACATCGACCTTGACATCGAGGCCTGTCGGCGCGAGGAGGTCATCCAGTACGTCTACCGCAGGTACGGGCGTCACCGTGCCGCCCAGGTCGCCAACGTCATCTCCTACCGACCTCGCTCAGCGGTGCGCGACGCCGCTCGTGCCCTGGGACATCCCGCGGGGCTTCAGGACGCCTGGGCCCGGTCGATCGAGCACGGGTGGTCACGTGGGGACGGCGGGCAGAGGTACGAGGAGGTCCCTGGTCAGGTGCTCGAGGTGGCGGACCGCCTCCTGCGCCTGCCTCGTCATCTCGGGGTCCACTCCGGTGGCATGGTGCTGGCGGCTCAGCCTGTGACCGAGGTGTGCCCGGTGCGCTGGGCCGCGACGGAGGGACGCAGCGTCCTGCAGTGGGACAAGGACGACTGCGCGGCCGCTGGCCTGGTCAAGCTCGACCTGCTGGGGCTGGGGATGCTCACCGCTCTGCGTCTGGCCTTCACCACGCTTGACGAGCGAGGGGAGAAGGTGCCTGACCTGGGCGGTAACGAGAGGGGCGGGATCCTGCGCCCGGCCCAGGTGGGCAGGAGCTGGGGGCTGCACACCCTGCCGGAGGAGGACCCTGCGGTCTACCGGCTGCTGCAGGCGGCGGACACGATCGGGGTCTTCCAGGTTGAGTCACGCGCCCAGATGGCGACCCTTCCGCGTCTGCGGCCTCAGAAGTTCTACGACATCGTCGTCGAGGTCGCCCTCATCCGTCCCGGCCCGATCCAGGCAGACGCCGTCAACCCCTACATCCGTCGCAGGCTGGGACGGGAGGAGCCGGACTACCTCCACGACCTGCTGCGCCCGGCACTGGAGAAGACCCTGGGGGTCCCGCTCTTTCAGGAGCAGCTGATGCAGATCGCCGTCGACGCAGCCGGCTTCACCCCTGCCGAGGCGGACGAGCTTCGTCAGGCCATGGGTGCCAAGCGCTCGGTGGAGCGTATGGAGGCCCTGCGCACCCGGCTGGTGGAGGGGATGAGGGGACGAGGGATCGACGAGGGTACCACCGAGGTCGTCTTTGACAAGCTGCGGGCCTTCGCCGACTTCGGCTTCCCGGAGTCCCACGCCTTCTCCTTCGCCTACCTGGTCTACGCCTCGGCCTGGCTCAAGGTGCGCCGTCCCGAGGACTTCTACGCCGGGGTCCTGGCGGCCCAGCCTATGGGGTTCTGGTCCCCCCAGACCCTGGTGGCGGACGCACGTCGCCACGGCGTCCAGGTCCTGGCTGCGGACGTCAGCCGCTCCCAGGCCCAGGCCACCGTGGAGAGAGTGGTCCCGGGCACGCTGACTCAGGAGACTGAGGCAGGTGCAGGTGAGGAAGGGGCTTCGGGACGTCAGGCTGAGGTACCGAGCCTGACGGCCGCGACGCCTCTGACGAGCCTGGACACCCGTCCTGACCTCGCGGTACGCCTGGGGCTGGCACCGCTCAAGGGACTGGGGGACGAGCTCGCTGAGGCGATCGTGGCCGAGCGCGAGAGGTACGGGGCCTACGCCGACGTCACCGACCTGGCGCGACGGGTCAGGCTCAGTCGCAGGAACCTGGAGACGCTGGCGGCGGCAGGAGCCCTGGCCTCCCTCGGAGTCACCCGACGTCAGGCTCTGTGGTCAGCCGGCGCCCTGGCTGGTGAGCACGGGCGGCTGCGTACGGGTCCGGGGTGCGACACGGCGTGGTACCAGCCGCCGCTTCCGGGGACGGCCGTGGGTGCCACGGCCCCCGTCCTACGCGAGATGACGCCGCAGGAGCGCCACGCCGCTGACCTGCGGCTGACGGGGGTGTCGACCGAGACCCACCCCCTGGCCTTCCTGCGCGGCGCGCTGGCGGAGGACGGCGTCGTGGAGGTGGCGAGCCTGCCGAGCCTGGGCAACGCAGTGCGAGCCTGCGTGGCAGGGGTCGTGACCCACCGTCAGCGTCCGCACACGGCTGCCGGGACCGTCTTCCTCAACATCGAGGACGAGACCGGCCTGCTCAACGTCATCTGCTCGGCAGGGATGTGGAAGCGCTACCGGCACGTAGGCAGACGAGCCACGGCGGTCCTCGTGCGCGGGACGGTGGAGAGCGCTGACGGCGTGACAGCCCTGCGGGCCCAGTCTCTCCAGGCTCTTCCCGGGGTCGTGAGCACCGGGAGCCGGGACTGGGCATGA
- a CDS encoding AI-2E family transporter: MDETEPMTSKDGPRRRLPGLVGAVSRARWLLQRRIARAEARRAADRAQVMELDSVPATSFGPAPDVLAAPDRAVPADAGSRTASGAALASLPGWLVRGGLGAWLGLGMFLVVALVFLGIGRVVPVFIGVFIALVVTAILHPLVAFFAKVMPRYPATFLALATTAAFLAALVYYVVSSVTNQWSSLAAQFSTGVNTILDFVENGPLPFHFSQQEVLGTLQSMVNQGQQYVESNATSLAGEVLSNAGTVANVFVVLALAVFTSIFLLASGGRMWRWFLNELPARLRTSVHRAAGAGWYTFAGYARGTVILALTDAVMAGVFLQVAGIPLAAPLAVLVFIGAFIPMIGAPLAMIVAMVVALASKGLVAMVVVGLGVAGIGQIEGHILQPLIMGRQVSLHPVVVGIAVAIGTFSAGLLGAVVAVPLVSVVWSVYSELHVKDAPVQGTLPSYSPERDS, encoded by the coding sequence ATGGATGAGACCGAGCCCATGACGAGCAAGGACGGGCCCCGCCGCCGCCTACCGGGCCTCGTCGGCGCCGTGTCCCGGGCACGGTGGCTCCTCCAACGACGTATCGCCCGCGCTGAGGCCAGGCGCGCGGCGGACCGTGCCCAGGTCATGGAGCTGGACAGCGTCCCGGCGACCTCCTTCGGTCCTGCGCCGGACGTCCTCGCAGCGCCGGACCGCGCCGTGCCTGCGGACGCAGGCAGCCGGACGGCGTCGGGCGCGGCCCTTGCGAGCCTGCCCGGGTGGCTGGTGCGCGGCGGGCTGGGAGCCTGGCTGGGGCTGGGGATGTTCCTGGTGGTAGCGCTGGTCTTCCTCGGTATCGGCCGAGTGGTCCCGGTCTTCATCGGCGTCTTCATCGCCCTGGTGGTCACGGCCATCCTCCACCCGCTGGTGGCCTTCTTCGCCAAGGTCATGCCGCGCTACCCAGCGACCTTCCTGGCGCTGGCCACCACCGCCGCCTTCCTGGCTGCCCTGGTCTACTACGTCGTGTCCTCCGTGACCAACCAGTGGAGCTCGTTGGCCGCGCAGTTCTCCACCGGGGTCAACACGATCCTGGACTTCGTGGAGAACGGGCCGCTTCCGTTCCACTTCAGCCAGCAGGAGGTCCTGGGGACCCTGCAGAGCATGGTCAACCAGGGACAGCAGTACGTGGAGTCCAACGCCACGAGCCTGGCCGGGGAGGTGCTGTCCAACGCGGGCACGGTGGCCAACGTCTTCGTGGTCCTGGCCCTGGCTGTCTTCACCTCGATCTTCCTGCTCGCCTCGGGTGGCCGGATGTGGCGCTGGTTCCTCAACGAGCTGCCCGCGCGTCTGCGCACCTCCGTCCACCGTGCCGCGGGGGCCGGCTGGTACACCTTCGCGGGCTATGCCCGGGGCACTGTGATCCTGGCTCTGACCGACGCGGTCATGGCAGGGGTCTTCCTGCAGGTAGCAGGTATCCCCCTGGCCGCCCCGCTGGCGGTGCTGGTGTTCATCGGCGCCTTCATCCCGATGATCGGCGCGCCCCTGGCCATGATCGTGGCGATGGTGGTGGCACTGGCTTCCAAGGGACTGGTGGCCATGGTGGTGGTCGGGCTCGGCGTGGCCGGGATCGGCCAGATCGAGGGTCACATCCTCCAGCCGCTCATCATGGGGCGTCAGGTCTCCCTCCACCCGGTTGTCGTCGGTATCGCCGTGGCAATCGGCACCTTCTCGGCCGGGCTGCTCGGTGCGGTGGTCGCGGTGCCGCTGGTCAGCGTGGTGTGGTCGGTCTACTCCGAGCTCCACGTCAAGGACGCCCCCGTCCAGGGCACGCTGCCCTCCTACAGCCCGGAACGCGACAGCTAG
- a CDS encoding ABC transporter permease, translating to MKSLTIFLVLLTASTLLLSTLAVRESVARTGDQLSSQLLSGFLLENNRMTNMGTVRGGGTITRAQIEEVAKLEGVVSYVANMNSAVADLVNAEVLRLPGQANDYSTKNEEEFGNAVPINAVNRSDFATAFRAGTFMLTQGRHLTEDDHHKVLVHKEFAEQNGLKIGDRLTFKANQYDAENRFKSKAVVDSEIVGLFTGEGSGRESFRTELYQNSIFTDLDTSRSLFGTNPENEYYHDAVFFVKDVNSLDSVMKEARGLPLDWKNYLIRKNSDMFGGIGAALTGINSLLRTTFIGTSIFATGALALVLFLWLNERRKEVGILLSVGVGKAKIFVQYVTENLMVFALALVASYGAANLVAQALANNIVSRASSKAAEQIRGGYHLGSDFTTSTFQKTVDHVTVDVEPGHLAVIGIAGAVLIIVATAIASYPMLTKKPQQLLTQMG from the coding sequence GTGAAATCTTTGACCATTTTTTTGGTCCTCCTCACCGCATCAACTCTTCTCCTGTCCACCCTCGCCGTGCGTGAGTCCGTAGCCCGCACAGGCGATCAGCTGAGCTCTCAGCTGCTCTCAGGCTTCCTGCTTGAGAACAACCGGATGACAAACATGGGCACAGTACGTGGTGGAGGAACGATCACACGCGCTCAGATCGAGGAGGTTGCCAAGCTGGAGGGGGTGGTGTCGTATGTGGCGAACATGAACTCTGCGGTAGCTGATCTCGTTAACGCCGAGGTCCTCCGGCTTCCGGGCCAGGCTAATGACTACTCCACGAAGAATGAGGAGGAATTTGGCAACGCGGTGCCAATTAACGCCGTTAACCGTTCCGACTTTGCTACCGCTTTCCGTGCAGGCACATTCATGCTCACCCAGGGGCGTCATCTCACCGAGGACGATCATCACAAGGTCCTCGTGCACAAGGAGTTCGCCGAGCAGAACGGCTTAAAGATCGGTGACCGGCTCACGTTCAAGGCGAACCAGTATGACGCAGAGAATCGCTTCAAATCCAAGGCCGTTGTTGATTCAGAAATCGTGGGACTTTTTACTGGTGAAGGCAGTGGCAGGGAATCTTTTCGAACGGAGCTCTATCAGAATTCTATTTTCACTGATCTCGATACCTCTCGCTCTCTCTTTGGTACGAATCCGGAGAACGAGTACTACCACGATGCCGTCTTCTTTGTGAAAGACGTCAATAGTCTTGACTCGGTCATGAAGGAGGCTCGTGGGCTACCCCTCGATTGGAAGAACTATCTGATCCGCAAAAATTCCGATATGTTCGGTGGTATCGGTGCCGCGCTGACAGGCATCAACTCATTGTTGAGGACTACCTTCATCGGCACCTCCATTTTTGCCACTGGCGCACTGGCCCTTGTTCTTTTCCTATGGCTCAATGAGCGCCGCAAGGAGGTGGGGATCCTGCTTTCGGTTGGTGTGGGAAAGGCGAAGATCTTCGTCCAGTACGTCACCGAGAACTTGATGGTGTTTGCCCTGGCGCTGGTCGCCTCATACGGGGCGGCCAATCTGGTCGCCCAAGCGTTGGCGAACAACATCGTGTCGCGGGCATCATCCAAAGCGGCCGAGCAGATCCGCGGCGGTTATCACCTAGGAAGTGACTTCACCACGTCCACCTTCCAAAAGACGGTCGACCACGTGACGGTGGACGTCGAGCCAGGACACCTCGCCGTGATCGGTATCGCTGGCGCCGTGCTCATCATCGTGGCCACAGCCATCGCGTCCTACCCGATGCTGACGAAAAAACCTCAGCAGCTCCTGACACAGATGGGATAG